Proteins encoded in a region of the Myxococcales bacterium genome:
- a CDS encoding DUF4279 domain-containing protein, with translation MSREREGAPAVPASGTVHLALVGDRVDPSVASNALGLEASRCFAKGERYQTRDGRQLTRPHGVWRIEFEAADVELAAEALLAVVEPRAAQIRSLAHEMDALVVGGVWWAPDEGAGGFSIKGPTLARLSALCERLDFYFG, from the coding sequence ATGTCCCGTGAGAGAGAGGGCGCGCCTGCTGTTCCCGCGAGCGGAACGGTCCATCTGGCCCTGGTCGGGGATAGAGTGGATCCGTCCGTTGCAAGCAATGCTCTGGGACTTGAAGCGAGTCGCTGCTTCGCCAAGGGCGAACGCTACCAGACGCGCGACGGACGCCAGCTGACGCGCCCGCACGGGGTGTGGCGGATCGAATTCGAAGCGGCAGACGTGGAACTCGCGGCTGAGGCGTTGCTCGCGGTCGTGGAGCCGCGGGCCGCGCAGATCCGAAGCCTCGCACACGAGATGGACGCCCTCGTCGTTGGCGGAGTGTGGTGGGCTCCGGACGAGGGCGCGGGTGGCTTCAGCATCAAGGGCCCAACGCTTGCTCGGTTGTCCGCGCTGTGCGAGCGACTTGATTTCTACTTCGGCTGA
- a CDS encoding transposase, which produces MNSGRPTRCLAPTCGIGAGKVQAKLIAFLDDASRVCCHGQFFPPTTPNFCSRPSRARSTSAACAESLYVDNGSNYSSLEISQVCQRIGAILCHTPVRDGAAKGKIERFFRTVRMSFLSRQLDLSSLDALNRAFTAWVEDEYNQSEHGSLGMRPIDRFGLDLRRIRFLPPGDVNDEFFFVEQNRTVLADNTFSLKDTRFEAPRDLRSRKIQGPLRSIALRPRDRVPGEARPVDFVANDRKPSKKLTRTRRRATKPAVQS; this is translated from the coding sequence ATGAACTCTGGCAGGCCGACACGATGTTTGGCCCCTACGTGCGGCATCGGCGCGGGCAAGGTGCAAGCCAAGCTGATCGCGTTTCTGGACGACGCGAGCCGCGTGTGCTGTCACGGGCAATTCTTTCCGCCGACAACACCGAACTTCTGCTCGAGGCCTTCAAGAGCGCGCTCTACAAGCGCGGCCTGTGCCGAGTCCCTGTACGTCGACAACGGCAGCAACTACTCCTCGCTGGAGATCAGTCAGGTCTGCCAGCGCATCGGCGCCATCCTGTGCCACACGCCCGTGCGCGACGGCGCCGCCAAGGGCAAGATCGAGCGCTTTTTCCGCACTGTCCGCATGAGCTTCCTCAGCCGGCAGCTCGACCTGTCGAGCCTCGACGCCCTCAACCGAGCTTTCACCGCTTGGGTCGAGGACGAGTACAACCAGAGCGAGCACGGCTCCCTCGGCATGCGCCCCATCGATCGCTTCGGACTCGATCTCCGCCGCATCCGCTTCCTGCCGCCCGGGGACGTCAACGACGAGTTCTTCTTCGTCGAGCAAAATCGCACCGTCCTTGCCGACAACACCTTCTCCCTCAAGGACACCCGCTTCGAAGCGCCGCGCGATCTCCGAAGTCGCAAGATCCAAGGTCCGCTTCGATCGATTGCACTTCGACCGCGCGATCGTGTTCCAGGCGAGGCACGCCCCGTCGACTTCGTCGCCAATGACCGAAAGCCCTCGAAAAAGCTCACGCGAACGCGCCGGCGCGCGACCAAGCCGGCGGTGCAGTCGTGA
- a CDS encoding DUF4157 domain-containing protein codes for MISAVRNRQWSPELGAFVSPDEFGYATTTGTLWSWPGQNPMRWRDPFGNEPIPEGLRNQLQYYYPAIDLSDVNVNRNSLRISENANAEAKGYDIDFAPGLDPFAGRGLRTLAHELTHVQQYEQFNRDRGWILTLFGYDFYKESREKYPESLPHDERWWEYLAIQWGTHVYAEISQVCKD; via the coding sequence GTGATCTCGGCGGTGCGCAATCGGCAGTGGTCGCCGGAGTTGGGGGCGTTCGTCAGTCCGGATGAGTTTGGGTATGCGACCACGACGGGAACGCTCTGGTCATGGCCGGGGCAGAATCCGATGCGGTGGCGGGATCCCTTCGGGAACGAGCCGATTCCGGAGGGGCTGCGGAACCAGCTGCAATACTACTATCCCGCCATCGACCTCTCAGACGTCAACGTGAATCGGAATTCGTTGCGCATCTCGGAGAACGCGAATGCGGAGGCCAAAGGGTACGATATCGATTTCGCTCCGGGCCTCGACCCGTTCGCCGGTCGCGGCCTTCGGACGCTGGCGCACGAACTGACGCATGTGCAGCAATACGAGCAGTTCAATCGAGACCGAGGCTGGATCCTCACGTTGTTCGGCTACGACTTTTACAAGGAGTCGCGAGAAAAGTACCCCGAATCGCTGCCTCATGACGAGCGCTGGTGGGAGTACTTGGCGATACAGTGGGGCACACATGTCTACGCCGAGATCTCGCAGGTCTGCAAAGACTAG
- a CDS encoding DUF559 domain-containing protein, which translates to MTTANATRRFHTGETAAAGPGRFCASHARKVAADARRDRKLARLGWRVLRLDAELVVKKPEVALGLVREALG; encoded by the coding sequence TTGACGACAGCGAACGCCACGCGACGCTTCCACACTGGCGAAACAGCCGCCGCCGGTCCCGGCCGGTTCTGCGCCAGCCACGCGCGCAAGGTCGCCGCTGATGCGCGCCGCGACCGGAAGCTCGCGCGGCTCGGGTGGCGCGTCTTGCGGCTCGACGCTGAGCTCGTCGTGAAAAAACCCGAGGTTGCTTTGGGGCTGGTGCGGGAGGCGCTCGGATGA
- a CDS encoding MBL fold metallo-hydrolase codes for MAELYLRQLLVGRDVGKESRVGRQMQNFVYLVGDRTAGECIAVDPAWDIRGLLDAVEADGMRLVGAFATHYHPDHVGGGLFGFGIEGLPELLGVQGMSVHSHRLEADGLRKVTGISKTDMTLHDSGDKIRVGEIEIEWLHTPGHTPGSSCFRVKDALIAGDTLFLQGCGRVDLPGGDADEMRRTLRERLARLPDEVVLYPGHAYGGEFAPLGEVRKTNPQFPPPGAGD; via the coding sequence ATGGCAGAGCTCTACCTTCGACAGTTGCTGGTCGGCCGTGACGTGGGCAAGGAGAGCCGCGTCGGGCGTCAGATGCAGAACTTCGTCTACCTGGTGGGTGATCGCACCGCGGGTGAGTGCATCGCGGTCGATCCGGCCTGGGATATCCGCGGCCTCCTGGACGCGGTCGAAGCAGACGGAATGCGCCTGGTGGGTGCGTTCGCGACGCACTACCACCCGGACCACGTTGGCGGCGGGCTGTTCGGTTTTGGCATCGAAGGGCTGCCGGAGTTGCTGGGGGTGCAGGGCATGAGTGTGCACTCGCATCGGCTGGAGGCGGACGGGCTGCGCAAGGTCACCGGAATTTCCAAGACGGACATGACGCTCCACGACTCGGGCGACAAGATACGCGTCGGTGAGATCGAGATCGAGTGGCTGCACACCCCCGGGCACACGCCGGGTTCGTCGTGTTTCCGGGTGAAGGACGCGCTGATCGCAGGAGACACGCTGTTTCTCCAGGGCTGCGGCCGGGTCGACCTCCCGGGCGGCGACGCCGACGAGATGCGCCGGACGCTCCGCGAACGCCTGGCGCGGCTGCCGGACGAGGTCGTGCTGTATCCCGGGCACGCCTACGGCGGGGAATTTGCGCCGCTCGGCGAGGTGCGCAAGACGAACCCGCAGTTCCCGCCGCCGGGCGCGGGAGACTAG
- a CDS encoding protein kinase translates to MEHLAGEAEGGNPPSALPAVGSVFGESYRIEGTLGRGGHGAVLRATDLRDGKPVALKLLLPEHLDAVGRDRFRREASLAERLRSPHSVRLHAHGEDARGQPFIAFELLNGISLSQHLRKRGALEPGRVAEVASAVLEALAEAHALGMVHRDIKPANIHLCQYAGSSDYIKVLDFGIAKRSASDATQLTSADVVVGTARYIAPEQLRGTEISPATDLYSLGLVMAEMLSAEPVFQGSTMEICLEQVSANRVPLSDAVRSSALGAVIEQATRKRPSERYQDAVQMLAALRPVRSPPEVAAPESEEPTLFTTPDLAAADPTQLLFPGALAAAAPLAPAPPPPPAPPDVEPIAALPQHPSGGYPPVATPMASLPQHPSGGYPAVATPMASLPQHPSGGYPAVEVPISAAPYPVAVRPSIEVPFNGGTPGFQAPLGSAPPFPVPSTRELKRTPGAPPSRPLLWAIGILTLALLLGALIAASASLLSSPSNSDDAPPPLPTQRR, encoded by the coding sequence ATGGAGCACCTCGCCGGCGAGGCCGAGGGCGGCAACCCGCCCAGCGCATTGCCCGCCGTCGGCAGCGTGTTTGGCGAGAGCTATCGCATCGAAGGCACGCTCGGCCGCGGCGGGCATGGCGCCGTCCTCAGAGCGACGGATCTCCGAGATGGCAAGCCGGTCGCGCTGAAGTTGCTGCTGCCGGAGCACCTGGACGCCGTCGGCCGCGATCGCTTTCGCCGCGAGGCGTCGTTGGCCGAGCGGCTCCGGAGTCCCCACAGCGTGCGGCTGCATGCCCACGGCGAGGACGCACGCGGACAACCGTTCATCGCCTTCGAGCTCTTGAATGGGATCTCGCTCTCCCAGCACTTGAGAAAGCGTGGTGCGCTCGAGCCGGGCCGGGTCGCCGAGGTAGCCAGCGCCGTGCTCGAAGCCCTGGCGGAGGCTCACGCCCTCGGCATGGTCCATCGGGACATCAAACCCGCCAACATTCACCTGTGTCAGTACGCGGGCAGCTCGGACTACATCAAGGTGCTCGACTTCGGCATCGCCAAACGTTCCGCGAGCGACGCAACGCAGCTGACCAGCGCCGACGTGGTCGTGGGGACGGCGCGCTACATCGCGCCGGAACAGCTGCGAGGCACCGAGATCTCCCCCGCAACCGATCTCTACTCGCTCGGACTGGTGATGGCCGAAATGCTGAGCGCCGAGCCGGTGTTCCAGGGTTCGACGATGGAGATCTGCCTCGAGCAAGTGTCCGCCAACCGGGTGCCGCTCTCCGACGCGGTGCGAAGCTCAGCGCTCGGCGCCGTGATCGAGCAGGCGACCCGCAAGCGACCGAGTGAGCGCTATCAGGACGCGGTGCAGATGCTGGCGGCGCTGCGCCCCGTACGTTCGCCGCCCGAGGTTGCCGCACCCGAAAGCGAAGAGCCCACCCTCTTCACCACACCAGACTTGGCAGCGGCGGATCCGACTCAGCTCCTGTTTCCGGGGGCGCTCGCAGCGGCGGCGCCACTCGCGCCGGCGCCGCCCCCACCCCCAGCGCCGCCGGACGTCGAGCCAATCGCCGCGCTGCCGCAGCATCCCTCCGGCGGCTACCCTCCGGTGGCCACGCCCATGGCCTCGCTGCCGCAGCATCCCTCCGGCGGCTACCCTGCGGTGGCCACGCCCATGGCCTCGCTGCCGCAGCATCCCTCCGGCGGCTACCCTGCGGTGGAAGTGCCAATCTCCGCCGCGCCGTATCCCGTCGCAGTTCGCCCGAGCATCGAGGTTCCCTTCAACGGCGGAACCCCGGGCTTTCAAGCGCCGCTCGGCAGTGCCCCACCGTTCCCCGTCCCGAGCACTCGGGAGCTCAAGCGGACGCCGGGAGCGCCGCCGAGCCGCCCGCTCCTCTGGGCCATCGGCATCCTGACTCTGGCGCTGCTGCTCGGCGCCCTGATCGCGGCGAGTGCGTCGTTGCTCAGCAGTCCCAGCAATTCAGACGACGCGCCGCCACCGCTGCCCACCCAACGCAGGTGA
- a CDS encoding CocE/NonD family hydrolase: MRSAVLWVILAPFLVGCGEDERFVISPLGTGGTGGSGGTGGTTAPTASFKTRGTVEQIYVTHAKPGTSLDVVDAKGAVVQTGTADELGSLVVRELTPGKGYRVRGGGEESDAVEVMSVAGSLPSQDSYAAQKLKAGSGYITVRDGIKLSIYVTLPGPADKGPYPTVVNYSGYDPSKPGEPIGQYEDLCGELPVLCDAPSDSSALIAALMGYATVGVNMRGTGCSDGAYDFFEPLQLLDGYDVIETVAAQDWVLNHKVGMTGLSYPGITQLFVAKTHPPSLASIAPLSVIGNTVSTLVPGGILNDGFALNWAENVLDKADPYGQGWEQAKVDAGDDACKEHQLLHSQKVDILQKAKDTPFYTDEVAAPLNPTTFVDQIDVPVFLAGAWQDEQTGPFFFTLLDRFTSSPMTRFTVYNGVHPDAYGPQTLLEWKYFLDIYVAKKIPSADDGIRTLIPLLFNEIFKVKLELPPDRFSDAKTYEEARAAYEKEPPLRVLFEAGGKAPLGAPQGVHEQKFSGWPIEGATTRRFYFQPDGTLASAAPVAASGASRFALDPGAGQRGILAKGGVWALLPDYDWKPLESGKAVAFVSDALTEDMPVLGTGSVDLFLKSNVDDADLEVNVSEVRPDGQEMYVQSGWLRASHRGLAAESTEVWPEHTFREKDLEMLVPGQWAKVRVGIAGMTHVFRKGSRLRISVDTPGDSRAEWRFNLKKFSGDALYDVGHSSEQPSSVALAVVPGVVAPPELAPCPSLRGQQCRSYVELVNQPSP, encoded by the coding sequence ATGCGGAGCGCAGTTCTGTGGGTGATCCTCGCACCCTTCCTGGTTGGCTGCGGTGAGGACGAGCGTTTTGTGATCTCCCCGCTGGGCACCGGCGGCACCGGCGGCAGCGGTGGAACCGGTGGCACGACCGCTCCGACGGCCAGCTTCAAGACTCGCGGGACGGTGGAGCAGATCTACGTCACCCACGCGAAACCTGGGACGAGCCTCGACGTCGTCGACGCAAAGGGTGCGGTGGTGCAGACGGGGACCGCGGACGAGCTAGGCAGCTTGGTCGTGCGCGAGCTGACGCCGGGCAAGGGTTATCGTGTGCGCGGCGGCGGCGAAGAGAGCGACGCGGTCGAGGTGATGTCGGTGGCGGGGAGCCTGCCGAGCCAGGACTCTTACGCTGCGCAGAAGCTGAAGGCCGGGTCGGGGTACATCACGGTGCGCGACGGCATCAAGCTATCGATCTACGTCACCCTGCCCGGGCCAGCGGACAAGGGGCCGTACCCCACGGTGGTGAACTACTCGGGCTACGACCCCTCGAAACCCGGTGAGCCGATCGGTCAGTACGAAGATCTGTGCGGTGAGCTTCCGGTGCTGTGCGACGCCCCGTCGGACTCCAGTGCGCTGATCGCCGCCCTGATGGGCTACGCGACGGTCGGCGTGAACATGCGCGGTACCGGCTGCTCCGATGGGGCCTACGACTTCTTCGAGCCGCTTCAGCTCCTGGACGGCTACGACGTGATCGAGACAGTGGCCGCGCAGGACTGGGTGCTGAACCACAAGGTGGGCATGACGGGGCTCTCGTACCCGGGGATCACCCAGCTGTTCGTGGCCAAGACCCATCCGCCGAGCCTGGCGTCCATCGCGCCGCTGTCGGTGATCGGCAACACGGTGAGCACGCTCGTGCCGGGCGGAATTCTCAACGACGGCTTCGCGCTCAACTGGGCCGAGAACGTGCTCGACAAAGCCGACCCCTACGGTCAGGGCTGGGAGCAGGCCAAGGTCGACGCCGGGGACGACGCCTGCAAGGAGCACCAGCTCTTGCACAGTCAGAAGGTCGACATCCTCCAGAAGGCCAAGGACACCCCGTTCTACACCGACGAGGTCGCGGCGCCGCTCAACCCCACCACGTTCGTGGATCAGATCGACGTGCCCGTGTTCCTGGCGGGGGCCTGGCAAGACGAACAGACCGGACCGTTCTTCTTCACGTTGCTCGACCGCTTCACCAGCTCGCCGATGACACGTTTCACCGTCTACAACGGCGTGCACCCCGACGCCTACGGGCCGCAGACGCTGCTCGAGTGGAAGTACTTTCTGGACATCTACGTGGCGAAGAAGATCCCGAGCGCCGACGACGGGATCCGCACCCTGATCCCGCTCTTGTTCAACGAGATCTTCAAGGTGAAGCTAGAGCTGCCCCCGGATCGCTTCAGCGACGCCAAGACCTACGAGGAGGCGCGAGCGGCGTACGAAAAAGAGCCGCCGCTCCGGGTGTTGTTCGAAGCGGGGGGCAAGGCTCCTCTGGGCGCGCCCCAGGGTGTGCACGAGCAGAAGTTTTCGGGCTGGCCCATCGAGGGCGCGACGACGCGGCGTTTCTATTTTCAGCCAGATGGCACTCTGGCCAGCGCCGCACCGGTCGCTGCCAGTGGAGCAAGCCGGTTTGCGCTGGATCCCGGCGCGGGGCAGCGGGGGATCTTGGCGAAGGGCGGCGTGTGGGCGCTCTTGCCAGACTACGATTGGAAACCCCTCGAGTCCGGCAAGGCCGTGGCCTTCGTGAGTGATGCACTGACCGAGGACATGCCCGTGCTGGGCACCGGGAGTGTCGATCTGTTCCTGAAGAGCAACGTCGACGACGCCGATCTCGAAGTGAACGTGAGCGAGGTGCGGCCGGACGGACAGGAGATGTACGTGCAGAGCGGCTGGTTGCGCGCCAGCCACCGCGGGCTCGCGGCGGAGTCCACCGAGGTGTGGCCGGAGCACACCTTCCGGGAGAAGGACCTGGAAATGTTGGTGCCCGGGCAGTGGGCCAAGGTTCGAGTGGGCATTGCCGGCATGACGCACGTCTTCCGCAAGGGTTCACGCCTCCGGATCTCCGTGGACACTCCGGGTGACAGTCGCGCCGAGTGGCGCTTCAATCTGAAGAAGTTCAGCGGCGACGCGCTGTACGACGTCGGTCACTCGTCGGAGCAGCCGAGCAGCGTTGCGCTGGCGGTGGTGCCGGGTGTGGTCGCGCCGCCCGAGCTCGCGCCGTGTCCTTCGCTTCGCGGCCAGCAGTGCCGAAGCTACGTCGAGCTCGTCAACCAGCCCTCACCGTGA
- a CDS encoding PEP-CTERM sorting domain-containing protein (PEP-CTERM proteins occur, often in large numbers, in the proteomes of bacteria that also encode an exosortase, a predicted intramembrane cysteine proteinase. The presence of a PEP-CTERM domain at a protein's C-terminus predicts cleavage within the sorting domain, followed by covalent anchoring to some some component of the (usually Gram-negative) cell surface. Many PEP-CTERM proteins exhibit an unusual sequence composition that includes large numbers of potential glycosylation sites. Expression of one such protein has been shown restore the ability of a bacterium to form floc, a type of biofilm.) codes for MLRHTLFAISLSLGALTFQASSAHADVPPPNGCNTPGASCTTAPPDYKSPGTCVTSKCQKALPDGSIEYDCSLCVPSDAGSAGAGGGAGAGGSPSTGGKKASDSSSDSSCSLRATNTGEPTGLLSLGLVLAGLALRRRRG; via the coding sequence ATGCTTCGCCACACCCTGTTCGCAATTTCGTTGTCCCTCGGCGCGCTGACGTTCCAGGCAAGCTCGGCCCACGCCGATGTCCCACCCCCGAACGGCTGCAACACACCGGGCGCGAGCTGCACGACGGCTCCCCCCGACTACAAGAGTCCCGGCACCTGCGTCACCTCCAAGTGCCAGAAGGCGCTGCCGGACGGCAGCATCGAATACGACTGTTCGCTGTGTGTTCCGAGCGACGCGGGCAGCGCGGGCGCCGGCGGTGGCGCCGGCGCTGGCGGCAGCCCGTCCACCGGCGGCAAGAAGGCCAGCGACTCGAGCAGTGATAGCAGCTGCAGTCTGCGCGCGACGAACACCGGCGAACCCACCGGGCTCTTGTCCCTGGGACTCGTGCTGGCGGGGCTCGCTCTTCGTCGCCGCCGCGGGTGA
- a CDS encoding carboxypeptidase regulatory-like domain-containing protein, with protein sequence MPRARTGLRTVLMALALLAIALFAGYRLGVRRGTSGAPSAASAAPASASTSVRLRPRRGGFGSIQLSEGAVERANDGRLGVFAGRVVSAGDGAPVPQAELTFVGPDGARVVRSGADGSFVFQPERAGLHEVVGVSAPGFLPLSAELSSSPITLTARLGVGIVGVLLRLQPLVRYRGLVVDEGGRPAAGAHVRVVGGDEFELDRGDFAAEHQTNDAGEVSFNAPDGAIVEATHASLGAGRSRIDVSARISKRVRIKLVRASAERGGTIRGRVIDETGAERADVAVVARRDAENPAAELISLPVRGRTDAAGVFLLTGLELGRYFLMASDGTSAPASLRDVPVDGPQVTLTLSLGVSFGGRVTHAATGAPVAAFSVMLSERRGPIALEAVRAVTVFDADGQFVIEGLRPGRYLMLVAAAGFAASVEREIDVAEGKREDVSLSVGAKLVGVVRDAVSHAPLQHAKVSLEGRHGGGEGAVQLIAAAESDAAGRFVLSGLGPGERSVLVEASAHHARLIGGLSVRGEESLGPLEVELTPLGADEEPRIELVGIGAVLAAKDDALMIGQVMPGSGAAEAGLVPGDALLAIDGQSVVALGFEGAIHRIRGPEGSQVLLLVRRADGGAPVSISVTRRRVKG encoded by the coding sequence ATGCCCCGAGCCCGCACCGGCCTTCGCACCGTTCTGATGGCCCTCGCGCTGCTCGCGATCGCGCTCTTCGCCGGCTATCGTCTTGGTGTGCGGCGGGGCACGAGCGGTGCCCCGAGTGCAGCCAGCGCCGCGCCGGCTTCCGCCTCGACGTCGGTGAGACTCCGGCCCCGACGAGGGGGATTCGGCAGCATCCAGCTGTCCGAGGGCGCCGTCGAACGCGCGAACGACGGCCGCCTGGGTGTGTTTGCGGGGCGGGTCGTGTCGGCGGGCGACGGCGCGCCGGTGCCGCAGGCAGAGCTGACCTTCGTTGGACCGGATGGCGCTCGGGTCGTGAGGAGCGGAGCCGACGGCAGCTTCGTGTTTCAGCCGGAGCGGGCCGGGCTGCACGAGGTCGTCGGCGTGAGCGCGCCGGGCTTCCTGCCGCTCTCGGCCGAGCTGTCGTCGAGCCCGATCACCCTGACGGCGCGGCTCGGAGTCGGCATCGTCGGGGTGCTCTTACGCTTGCAGCCCCTGGTTCGATACCGCGGCCTGGTCGTCGACGAAGGCGGGCGGCCAGCCGCCGGTGCGCACGTGCGGGTCGTCGGGGGCGACGAATTCGAGCTCGACCGAGGAGACTTTGCGGCGGAGCACCAGACGAATGACGCGGGTGAGGTTTCGTTCAACGCTCCGGACGGCGCAATCGTGGAGGCTACCCACGCATCGCTCGGTGCCGGTCGCTCGCGCATCGACGTGAGTGCGCGGATCAGCAAGCGCGTTCGGATCAAGCTGGTGAGGGCCTCCGCCGAGCGCGGGGGAACGATCCGCGGCCGGGTGATCGACGAGACGGGGGCGGAGCGAGCAGACGTTGCCGTCGTCGCACGGCGCGACGCAGAAAACCCCGCGGCCGAGCTGATCTCGCTGCCGGTGCGGGGGCGCACCGACGCCGCGGGTGTGTTCCTGCTGACCGGGTTGGAGCTGGGCAGATATTTTTTGATGGCCAGCGACGGGACGAGTGCACCGGCGAGCTTGCGCGACGTGCCTGTCGACGGCCCGCAGGTGACCCTGACGCTCAGCCTGGGTGTGAGCTTCGGAGGTCGTGTCACGCATGCCGCCACGGGGGCGCCGGTGGCCGCGTTCAGCGTGATGCTCTCCGAGCGGCGTGGGCCGATCGCGCTCGAGGCGGTCCGCGCCGTCACGGTCTTCGATGCCGATGGGCAGTTCGTGATCGAGGGGCTGCGCCCGGGAAGGTACCTGATGTTGGTTGCCGCTGCGGGCTTCGCGGCCTCCGTGGAGCGCGAGATCGACGTCGCCGAGGGCAAACGCGAGGACGTCTCGCTGAGCGTGGGCGCCAAGCTCGTGGGTGTCGTGCGAGACGCTGTGAGCCACGCGCCGCTCCAGCACGCGAAGGTCTCTCTGGAGGGTCGCCACGGCGGTGGGGAGGGCGCGGTGCAGCTGATCGCCGCGGCCGAGAGCGACGCGGCTGGTCGCTTCGTGCTCTCGGGTCTCGGGCCCGGTGAGCGCTCGGTGCTGGTCGAGGCCTCAGCGCACCACGCGCGGCTGATCGGCGGATTGAGCGTGCGCGGCGAGGAGTCCCTGGGTCCACTGGAGGTCGAGCTGACCCCGCTCGGCGCCGACGAGGAGCCGCGGATCGAGCTGGTGGGCATCGGTGCGGTGCTCGCTGCGAAGGACGACGCCCTGATGATTGGCCAGGTGATGCCGGGAAGCGGGGCAGCCGAGGCCGGTCTCGTCCCGGGCGATGCGCTGCTCGCGATCGACGGGCAGTCAGTGGTCGCGCTCGGGTTCGAGGGCGCCATCCACCGCATCCGGGGTCCGGAAGGCAGCCAGGTCTTGCTGCTGGTCCGGCGAGCCGACGGCGGCGCGCCGGTCTCGATCAGCGTGACGCGACGGCGAGTGAAGGGGTAG
- a CDS encoding GNAT family N-acetyltransferase, which yields MELRGDDFVLRPLADHDFGMIAAASRSDVPDWTFVPRDLSDQDAKVWVEKRVAASAAGGPIRLVIEVNGEAAGVVGAHQPYAHDAGLLEAFYFVLPAFRRRGLAGAALRLLGDHALRVTPGLRRLQLFVIEGNPASARVAERAGYQREGSLTKHVMAVNGFGPRDAALYALIVG from the coding sequence ATGGAGCTCCGAGGGGACGATTTTGTGCTTCGCCCGCTGGCCGATCACGATTTCGGCATGATCGCCGCGGCCAGCCGGAGCGACGTGCCGGACTGGACGTTCGTGCCGCGCGACCTCTCGGACCAAGATGCCAAGGTCTGGGTGGAGAAGCGGGTCGCCGCTTCGGCGGCCGGCGGTCCGATCCGTTTGGTCATCGAGGTGAACGGTGAAGCCGCGGGCGTCGTCGGTGCGCACCAGCCGTACGCTCACGACGCCGGGCTGCTCGAGGCGTTCTACTTCGTGCTGCCCGCGTTTCGCCGACGCGGGCTGGCCGGCGCCGCGTTACGCCTCTTGGGCGATCACGCGCTGCGCGTGACGCCGGGGCTCCGCCGCCTGCAGCTGTTCGTGATCGAAGGCAATCCGGCGTCAGCGCGCGTGGCCGAGCGCGCCGGATATCAGCGCGAGGGTTCGCTCACGAAGCATGTCATGGCGGTGAACGGCTTTGGTCCACGCGACGCGGCGCTCTACGCGCTCATCGTGGGTTGA
- a CDS encoding SUMF1/EgtB/PvdO family nonheme iron enzyme, with product MLRLRALLCLPPLALFVACAANDDGAAPPPAAKVTPQRVRAKKLRREARPVAKEKTEVPPVAVSAEPASEPVTSCPDGMALVEGEHCRAVEQRCLEQLSSPEAGADENRCAKFEASKCTSTAPEPRKMRFCMDRYEYPNVVGELPMTLISWADADRTCRAHGKRLCTESEFTFACEGEKMLPYTYGLERDANKCNIDKPYQTPSKRLLPYEQCLANPTCAAEYKRVDGREPIGSHPECVSPFGIYDLNGNANEWVSQPWKNPPHRSGIKGGWWGPVRNRCRAITQSHGETYQGYEVGFRCCQDVPTAGDGGVMADAAPAN from the coding sequence ATGCTCCGGCTCCGTGCGCTCCTCTGCTTGCCCCCGCTCGCGCTCTTCGTGGCCTGCGCAGCGAACGACGACGGCGCGGCTCCGCCGCCAGCGGCGAAGGTGACGCCCCAGCGCGTGCGCGCCAAGAAGCTGCGACGCGAGGCCAGGCCGGTCGCGAAAGAGAAGACCGAAGTGCCGCCCGTCGCGGTGAGCGCGGAGCCGGCAAGCGAACCTGTCACGAGCTGCCCGGACGGCATGGCGCTGGTCGAGGGGGAACACTGCCGGGCGGTCGAGCAGCGTTGCCTCGAACAGCTGTCGAGCCCCGAGGCCGGCGCCGATGAAAATCGTTGCGCGAAGTTCGAAGCTTCGAAGTGTACGAGCACCGCGCCGGAGCCACGCAAGATGCGCTTTTGCATGGACCGCTACGAGTATCCGAACGTGGTCGGGGAGCTGCCAATGACCCTGATCAGCTGGGCCGACGCCGACCGCACCTGTCGAGCCCACGGCAAGCGTTTGTGTACCGAGAGTGAGTTCACCTTCGCCTGCGAAGGCGAGAAGATGTTGCCTTACACCTACGGCCTCGAGCGCGACGCGAACAAATGCAACATCGACAAGCCGTACCAGACACCCAGCAAACGCCTCTTGCCCTACGAGCAGTGCCTGGCCAACCCGACGTGCGCCGCGGAGTACAAGCGGGTCGATGGTCGTGAGCCGATCGGCTCGCACCCGGAGTGTGTCTCGCCGTTCGGGATCTACGATCTGAACGGCAACGCCAACGAGTGGGTGAGCCAACCCTGGAAAAACCCACCGCATCGCTCGGGGATCAAGGGCGGCTGGTGGGGACCCGTGCGCAATCGCTGTCGGGCGATCACCCAGAGCCACGGCGAGACCTATCAGGGTTACGAGGTCGGGTTTCGCTGCTGTCAGGACGTGCCGACCGCGGGGGACGGCGGTGTGATGGCGGACGCTGCGCCAGCAAACTAG